A stretch of the Paenibacillus dendritiformis genome encodes the following:
- a CDS encoding ROK family protein has translation MHYMVGIDVGGTNIVCGLVNERYEMVGKLKQPTEAALGVDHVLDKIAHMIDELFVQFEADRSRLLAVGAGIPGFIDPERGVSIFASNLKWHNVDVSGRLSAKVGVPVFIDNDVRMYVYGEAMSGAGRGAGVVHGVTIGTGLAAATVVQGELYYGSGFMAGELGHVAIPGETTPCGCGLTGCLETVVSATGIVRQAKQALEAGRDSLLRGAYERGELTAAHVSQAYDEGDALAVEIMEYTGQVLGTGLSYSISLLSPDVIVIGGGGAMAGDRLLKPVRETLSRSVYHGYLERLTIRQGELIDDGGVIGSAAFAKSRAEKLRQAGELSR, from the coding sequence ATGCACTATATGGTAGGGATCGATGTCGGCGGCACGAATATCGTGTGCGGCCTGGTGAATGAGCGGTATGAAATGGTTGGGAAGCTAAAGCAGCCTACGGAAGCGGCGCTTGGCGTCGACCATGTGTTGGACAAGATCGCTCATATGATTGACGAGCTGTTCGTTCAGTTCGAGGCGGATCGGAGCCGGCTTCTGGCTGTCGGCGCCGGAATTCCGGGTTTTATAGATCCGGAGCGCGGCGTAAGTATCTTCGCCTCCAATCTGAAATGGCATAATGTAGACGTCTCCGGGCGCCTCAGCGCCAAGGTGGGCGTGCCGGTCTTCATCGACAACGATGTCCGGATGTATGTCTATGGCGAAGCGATGAGCGGAGCTGGCCGGGGCGCGGGCGTCGTGCATGGCGTCACGATCGGAACCGGACTGGCGGCCGCGACTGTCGTGCAAGGGGAGCTCTATTACGGAAGCGGCTTCATGGCGGGAGAGCTGGGCCATGTCGCGATCCCGGGCGAGACGACCCCGTGCGGCTGCGGGCTGACCGGCTGCCTGGAGACGGTGGTCTCGGCGACAGGCATCGTGCGCCAAGCGAAGCAAGCGCTGGAGGCGGGGCGCGACAGCCTGCTGCGAGGCGCTTACGAGCGGGGAGAGCTGACCGCGGCCCATGTATCGCAAGCCTATGACGAGGGGGATGCGCTGGCCGTCGAGATTATGGAATATACCGGCCAGGTGCTCGGCACCGGCCTGTCGTATTCCATCTCGCTGCTGAGCCCGGATGTCATCGTTATCGGCGGCGGCGGCGCCATGGCCGGCGACCGGCTGCTGAAGCCGGTGCGGGAGACGCTGTCCCGCTCCGTCTATCACGGCTATCTGGAGCGGCTCACGATTCGCCAGGGCGAATTAATCGATGACGGTGGCGTCATCGGCAGCGCGGCCTTCGCCAAGAGCCGGGCCGAGAAGCTGCGGCAGGCAGGCGAATTAAGCAGGTAA
- a CDS encoding transposase, producing the protein MPYIRHESLFTLQELYEMEQKDRFREIFSTIDITPILRLVRKTSFYGAPIEVNYRAMVYSLIVRIVERIPTIKDLIKRLQHDILFRMDCGFMLSEAIPSASSYSRLVRKMSQSHALEDMQEQLLEQAMAEGFITDDTVAIDATHIEARDQAPAKQEKEKPEPKKRGRKTKAEREAWLKQKQEEEEQKPIFEKEIAAQLNESFHVLRDQMPLDPQWGVKKNSDGKNVFWYGYKGHLAIGTQSQYILGALLSSGSLNDGKAAIPLLKGVASQHPNFSFKYATMDAGYDYEPIYKQVREAEAHAVIAYNRRREPEHDGFDEHFAPTCVREHSYRYDSYDSKYGTLKYVRPKECESCPLAHDSLCQKVYKMKITTDLRKYTAPARGSKHWKEIAKRRSAVERVNAYLKEFFQLNNVRHRTGQKAKVHFNLVTLVYNCIKLACDRLNRQFQEQAA; encoded by the coding sequence ATGCCCTATATTCGACATGAGAGCTTATTTACCCTGCAAGAGCTTTATGAGATGGAACAAAAAGATCGTTTTCGTGAGATTTTTTCTACAATCGACATCACTCCGATCTTGCGTTTGGTCAGGAAAACATCTTTTTATGGTGCCCCCATTGAAGTGAATTATAGGGCGATGGTCTATTCCTTGATTGTTAGAATCGTTGAACGTATTCCTACGATTAAAGATTTAATAAAGAGACTTCAACATGACATCTTATTCCGCATGGATTGTGGCTTTATGCTTTCAGAAGCGATTCCTTCGGCCTCTTCCTATTCCCGGTTGGTGCGCAAGATGAGCCAAAGCCATGCACTGGAGGACATGCAAGAGCAGTTACTCGAACAAGCCATGGCAGAAGGATTCATTACAGACGATACGGTTGCAATCGATGCGACCCATATCGAAGCTCGGGATCAGGCACCTGCGAAGCAAGAAAAGGAAAAACCTGAGCCAAAAAAGCGTGGGCGAAAAACAAAAGCCGAACGTGAAGCTTGGCTCAAACAAAAGCAAGAAGAAGAGGAACAAAAACCAATCTTCGAAAAAGAAATTGCCGCTCAATTAAATGAATCATTCCATGTTTTGCGAGATCAAATGCCTCTTGATCCGCAGTGGGGAGTCAAGAAAAATAGTGATGGAAAAAATGTCTTTTGGTATGGCTATAAAGGTCATCTTGCCATTGGAACGCAGAGTCAGTATATCCTCGGAGCCTTGCTCTCTTCCGGAAGCTTGAATGACGGTAAAGCGGCCATTCCACTCCTAAAAGGGGTTGCTTCACAGCATCCGAATTTCAGTTTCAAGTACGCAACCATGGATGCTGGATACGATTATGAACCTATATACAAGCAAGTTCGAGAAGCAGAGGCACATGCTGTAATTGCGTATAACCGTCGCCGAGAACCAGAACACGACGGATTTGACGAACACTTCGCCCCAACCTGTGTAAGGGAGCATTCTTATCGTTATGACAGCTACGATTCAAAATATGGAACACTCAAATATGTTCGACCGAAAGAATGCGAAAGCTGTCCATTGGCGCATGATTCACTTTGCCAGAAAGTCTATAAAATGAAGATAACAACTGATCTTAGAAAATATACCGCCCCGGCCAGAGGCTCAAAGCATTGGAAAGAAATCGCTAAGAGACGTTCTGCAGTCGAAAGAGTGAATGCTTACTTGAAGGAATTCTTCCAATTGAACAATGTGAGACACCGAACGGGTCAAAAAGCTAAGGTTCATTTTAACTTGGTTACTTTGGTTTACAATTGTATAAAATTAGCATGTGATCGTTTAAATCGTCAATTCCAAGAGCAAGCTGCATAA
- a CDS encoding YkyA family protein — MAGLRIWGAAAALLSIAVAVSGCGASPTTQIFDRFEKASSTEVNVPAAMSSLKTLEDKDEKQYISIINQGKQDNRNVQTLIDNTNQALAERKQVLEQMKAQLDEAREQIGEMDGIIANLKEEELKKPAEDAYQAYVKRYDTFKSLFESYEKWIQHEQSLYDQLKSEDTKLKSINKAVAERNEAYRQVEELKKQFNDYTTQFNTLKSDFYEKAGLQVKKPAPPKEDNDSVDPELEIPPIENDGSE, encoded by the coding sequence GTGGCAGGATTGAGAATATGGGGCGCAGCGGCGGCGTTATTGTCCATCGCCGTAGCGGTGTCGGGATGCGGCGCATCCCCGACGACGCAAATTTTCGACCGGTTCGAGAAGGCTTCGTCCACGGAAGTGAACGTGCCGGCTGCGATGAGCTCGCTGAAAACCCTTGAAGATAAGGATGAGAAGCAATACATTTCGATTATTAATCAGGGCAAGCAGGACAACCGCAATGTGCAGACGCTGATCGACAATACGAATCAGGCGCTCGCCGAACGCAAGCAGGTGCTGGAGCAGATGAAGGCGCAGCTGGACGAGGCGCGCGAGCAGATTGGCGAGATGGACGGCATCATCGCGAATCTGAAGGAAGAGGAGCTGAAGAAGCCGGCGGAAGACGCCTATCAAGCCTACGTGAAGCGGTACGACACGTTCAAGTCGCTTTTCGAGAGCTATGAGAAGTGGATTCAACATGAGCAGTCGCTGTACGACCAGCTGAAGTCGGAGGATACGAAGCTGAAGTCCATCAATAAGGCGGTCGCGGAACGGAATGAAGCCTACCGCCAGGTCGAAGAATTGAAGAAGCAGTTCAACGATTACACGACGCAGTTCAATACGCTCAAATCGGATTTCTACGAAAAGGCAGGCTTGCAAGTGAAAAAGCCGGCCCCGCCGAAGGAGGATAACGACTCTGTCGATCCTGAGTTGGAAATTCCGCCAATCGAGAACGACGGCAGCGAATGA
- a CDS encoding polysaccharide deacetylase family protein has translation MNNRNVMARSTRKRKSKKRWIGRTVLLLLVVGICYGAYSVAKSLIGTGTASATSSELVVTEVAAFASAAVEKEVPKEYNGMTRKVAYLTFDDGPSKYSNDMLDLLDQHGIKATFFMLGDNMRTYPDAVKRIVEDGHYPGLHSMSHDYNKLYKSGGSDNFIKEFQEAQGIVNDLTGVTPTLIRAPYGSAPQIGEAFRGDIAQAGFKMWDWTLDSLDWQYIGQPNRILEQVKAGLTEDVEVILMHDRQQTLEALPSIIEYIQSKGYEFEVYDPNAHFVCNFHHDKRL, from the coding sequence ATGAATAATCGAAATGTGATGGCGAGAAGCACACGGAAGCGGAAGAGCAAGAAAAGATGGATCGGACGGACCGTATTATTGCTGCTCGTTGTGGGCATTTGCTATGGCGCATACTCGGTCGCTAAGAGTTTGATAGGAACCGGAACGGCATCCGCGACCAGCAGCGAACTGGTTGTCACGGAAGTCGCCGCCTTCGCCTCGGCAGCGGTCGAGAAGGAAGTGCCGAAGGAGTATAATGGCATGACCCGCAAAGTCGCCTATCTTACATTCGATGACGGTCCAAGCAAGTATTCGAACGACATGCTGGATCTGCTGGACCAACACGGTATCAAGGCAACGTTCTTCATGCTTGGCGACAATATGAGAACCTATCCCGACGCGGTGAAGCGGATCGTGGAAGACGGCCATTATCCTGGCCTTCACAGCATGTCGCATGACTACAATAAGCTGTACAAGAGCGGCGGTTCAGACAATTTCATCAAGGAATTCCAGGAAGCGCAGGGCATCGTCAACGATCTGACCGGCGTGACGCCGACGCTTATCCGCGCTCCTTACGGAAGCGCTCCGCAGATTGGGGAAGCATTCCGCGGCGATATCGCGCAGGCCGGATTCAAAATGTGGGACTGGACGCTTGATTCCCTCGACTGGCAATATATCGGCCAGCCGAACCGGATCCTGGAGCAGGTCAAGGCAGGACTGACGGAGGACGTGGAGGTCATCCTGATGCATGATCGCCAGCAGACGCTGGAAGCCTTGCCGTCGATCATCGAGTATATCCAGAGCAAGGGGTACGAGTTCGAGGTCTATGATCCGAACGCTCACTTTGTATGCAATTTTCACCATGACAAGCGTCTGTAG